A genomic window from Haladaptatus caseinilyticus includes:
- a CDS encoding MFS transporter yields MAEDFGDENRPRVQERLVTGYSGKLLLAVSLGWTMIQTGRLVLSPMLPTVMDSLRITELQAGFAFTLLWGLYALGQYPSGRLSDRLSRKTLLATGLSFLVVGFVVLAGAPTYSMFLLGAAVVGTGAGLYPTPARALVSDLFVTRRGQAFGLHGASGDGGGAIAAGLAVVVLTFATWRFAFLPVVILLVVVFVLLHRWNREAYTPPRVDGGTGYAALRDVRKTANRFANRQTVALLVAYSLYAFVWQSVTGFFPTFLQEAKGFSPALAGGGFAALFAVGALVKPLSGSLGDRISRPVVAAGSLVVATLALTGVVVASGTLAVTVSVVVFAAGLMAYPPAMQAHLMDVFPDGTMGGDLGATRTIYVGLGSLGTTYVGFVAGRAGYTIAFAGLLVCLLVSATLVLGLARGR; encoded by the coding sequence GTGGCCGAGGATTTCGGAGACGAAAATCGACCGCGGGTTCAGGAGCGATTGGTAACCGGATACTCCGGAAAACTCCTCCTCGCCGTTTCACTTGGCTGGACGATGATTCAGACGGGTAGGCTCGTCCTCTCGCCGATGCTCCCGACGGTGATGGATTCGCTCCGAATCACGGAGCTTCAGGCCGGGTTCGCCTTCACCCTCCTCTGGGGGCTCTACGCTCTCGGCCAGTATCCGAGCGGACGACTCTCCGACCGCCTCTCACGGAAAACCCTGCTTGCGACTGGACTTTCGTTTCTCGTCGTCGGATTCGTCGTGCTCGCCGGTGCGCCAACCTACTCGATGTTCCTCCTCGGTGCGGCGGTCGTCGGAACGGGGGCTGGACTCTATCCAACGCCCGCTAGAGCACTGGTATCTGACTTGTTCGTCACCCGCCGGGGGCAAGCATTCGGCCTTCACGGTGCGTCGGGAGACGGTGGCGGTGCCATCGCGGCAGGGCTTGCAGTCGTCGTGCTCACCTTCGCGACGTGGCGATTCGCGTTCCTTCCGGTCGTAATTCTCCTCGTGGTCGTATTCGTTCTGCTCCATCGCTGGAATCGCGAGGCGTATACGCCACCACGGGTCGATGGAGGCACCGGATACGCGGCGCTCCGCGATGTTCGGAAAACGGCCAATCGCTTCGCCAACCGCCAGACGGTCGCTCTGCTCGTTGCTTACTCCCTCTATGCGTTCGTCTGGCAGTCCGTCACCGGGTTCTTCCCAACTTTCTTACAGGAGGCGAAGGGATTCTCACCGGCACTTGCGGGCGGGGGCTTCGCCGCCCTCTTCGCCGTCGGAGCGCTGGTGAAACCGCTTTCCGGGTCACTCGGCGACCGAATCTCACGGCCCGTAGTCGCAGCTGGGTCACTGGTAGTCGCGACGCTTGCGCTTACCGGCGTCGTCGTGGCGAGCGGGACGCTTGCGGTGACTGTAAGCGTCGTCGTCTTTGCAGCGGGACTGATGGCATACCCTCCGGCCATGCAGGCACATTTGATGGACGTGTTTCCGGATGGCACCATGGGCGGTGACCTCGGTGCGACTCGAACCATCTACGTCGGTCTCGGTAGTTTGGGAACGACATACGTTGGTTTCGTGGCGGGACGAGCGGGGTACACGATCGCCTTCGCCGGATTGTTGGTCTGCTTGCTCGTCAGCGCGACACTCGTGCTTGGACTTGCCCGAGGTCGGTAG
- the serA gene encoding phosphoglycerate dehydrogenase, which yields MKVLVTDPIADAGLDRLREAGYEVETAYDVEGDALLNAVTDANGLIVRSGTDVNRDVFEAASELVIVGRAGIGVDNIDIEAATEHGVIVANAPEGNVRAAAEHTVAMAFATARSIPQAHVRLKGGEWAKGDYLGTELNKKTLGIVGLGRVGQEVAKKLDSLGMELVAYDPYISEDLARQLGAELVELDECLDRADFLTVHTPLTPETEGLISDEELAQIEGGYVVNCARGGVVDEEALASAVEDGILAGAAIDVFAEEPLPEDNPLLDVDDVIVTPHLGASTEAAQENVATSTADQVVAALKEEPVINALNAPSVEESAFPRVRPYIELAETAGKIATQLLDERIERIEVNYEGDIAEEEVDLVTASAQKGVFQPLEWQVNAVNAPQIAEERGVEVTESKTRQAADFQSLIAVTVESADEEITVEGTLFAGDDPRIVRIDGYRVDAIPHGHMLVARNHDKPGVIGFVGTVLGEHGINIAGMFNARETDGGEALSVYNLDDELTADAKRALEADERIIEVRSIGLNGA from the coding sequence ATGAAGGTCTTAGTCACTGACCCCATCGCCGATGCGGGACTGGACAGACTCCGCGAGGCAGGGTACGAGGTAGAGACGGCCTACGATGTCGAGGGTGATGCCCTCTTGAACGCGGTCACGGACGCAAACGGACTCATCGTCCGCTCCGGAACGGACGTAAACCGCGACGTGTTCGAGGCCGCATCCGAACTCGTCATCGTCGGCCGGGCGGGGATCGGCGTGGACAACATCGACATCGAAGCCGCGACCGAACACGGCGTCATCGTCGCGAATGCTCCGGAAGGCAACGTCCGAGCAGCCGCCGAACATACCGTCGCCATGGCGTTCGCCACCGCGCGGTCCATCCCACAGGCACACGTCAGACTCAAGGGTGGCGAGTGGGCGAAAGGCGATTATCTCGGCACGGAACTGAACAAGAAGACGCTCGGTATCGTCGGACTCGGTCGAGTCGGCCAGGAAGTCGCGAAAAAGCTCGACAGTCTGGGAATGGAACTCGTCGCATACGACCCATACATCAGCGAGGATCTGGCCCGACAACTCGGTGCCGAACTGGTTGAACTGGACGAATGTCTCGACCGCGCCGACTTCCTCACGGTTCACACACCGCTCACGCCCGAAACGGAAGGCCTCATCAGCGACGAAGAACTCGCGCAAATCGAAGGTGGATACGTCGTCAACTGCGCCCGCGGCGGTGTCGTCGACGAGGAAGCACTCGCCAGCGCGGTCGAGGACGGTATCCTCGCAGGCGCGGCAATCGACGTGTTCGCTGAAGAACCGCTCCCCGAAGACAACCCACTGCTCGATGTGGACGACGTTATCGTCACGCCGCACCTCGGTGCGAGCACGGAGGCGGCACAGGAAAACGTCGCCACCAGTACTGCTGACCAAGTCGTCGCAGCCCTCAAGGAGGAACCAGTTATCAACGCTCTCAACGCGCCATCCGTCGAAGAGAGTGCGTTCCCCCGTGTCCGTCCCTACATCGAACTCGCGGAGACTGCGGGTAAAATCGCCACACAACTCCTCGATGAGCGAATCGAGCGTATCGAAGTGAACTACGAAGGCGACATCGCGGAAGAGGAGGTCGATCTCGTCACCGCAAGCGCTCAGAAAGGTGTTTTCCAACCGCTCGAATGGCAGGTCAACGCGGTCAACGCACCCCAAATCGCCGAGGAACGTGGCGTCGAAGTTACCGAGAGCAAGACCCGACAGGCGGCGGATTTCCAGAGCCTCATCGCGGTCACGGTCGAAAGCGCGGACGAGGAAATCACGGTCGAAGGAACCCTGTTCGCGGGTGACGACCCCCGAATCGTCCGTATCGATGGCTACCGCGTCGATGCGATTCCGCACGGCCACATGCTGGTCGCGCGGAATCACGACAAACCCGGCGTCATCGGGTTCGTCGGTACCGTCCTCGGCGAACACGGTATCAACATCGCGGGGATGTTCAACGCGCGTGAAACTGACGGTGGCGAGGCACTTTCCGTCTACAATCTTGACGACGAACTCACGGCGGACGCGAAACGCGCGCTCGAAGCGGACGAGCGCATAATCGAGGTCCGAAGTATTGGACTGAACGGCGCGTAG
- a CDS encoding prohibitin family protein produces MSSDNDIPIDPDGSSSPIPDIDLGSILGNTLLIGLAIVVIAAPVAGFMAWEPVDEGNVKVVKKWGAASGAVFEPGAHFINPVSQSTVSLSTRPQTYTMSSQQGEGSKENTDDAITVLTEDGLRVDIDISVRYRVDSSEAVKFYKNYRGVETAEQRLIRPSIRSVLRTEAGRLPVTEIYTGEGQTKLKEAAQKALQKDFNEDGLILETVQIRNVNLPKQYAQAVEQKEITKQRKQQKENELEVEKLEADRKQIAAEGQAEANRILSESLDRNVLTQKYIEKLDKTDTVYIPVGGEGYPQFVRNIDGGSSNQSSA; encoded by the coding sequence ATGAGTTCCGACAACGACATCCCGATCGACCCGGATGGGTCGTCCAGTCCGATTCCGGACATCGACCTCGGTAGCATTCTAGGAAATACGCTTCTCATCGGACTGGCCATCGTCGTCATCGCCGCACCCGTCGCCGGGTTCATGGCGTGGGAACCCGTCGATGAAGGGAACGTGAAAGTCGTCAAGAAGTGGGGTGCGGCCAGCGGGGCCGTCTTCGAACCGGGCGCACACTTCATCAACCCTGTCTCCCAAAGCACGGTTTCGCTCTCGACTCGCCCCCAAACGTACACGATGTCGAGTCAGCAAGGCGAAGGCAGTAAAGAAAATACCGACGATGCGATAACCGTCCTGACCGAGGACGGACTGCGGGTAGACATCGACATTAGCGTTCGGTATCGCGTCGATTCGTCGGAAGCGGTGAAGTTCTACAAGAACTATCGTGGCGTCGAAACCGCAGAACAGCGTCTTATCCGTCCGAGCATTCGGTCGGTACTGCGGACCGAAGCGGGGCGTCTGCCGGTCACCGAAATCTACACCGGCGAGGGACAGACAAAACTGAAAGAGGCGGCGCAGAAGGCGCTCCAGAAGGATTTCAACGAGGACGGCCTCATCCTCGAAACGGTACAGATTCGAAACGTCAACCTGCCCAAGCAGTACGCCCAAGCGGTCGAACAAAAAGAGATCACGAAACAGCGCAAACAGCAGAAGGAAAACGAACTCGAAGTGGAAAAGTTGGAGGCCGACCGAAAACAAATCGCGGCGGAAGGACAGGCCGAAGCGAACCGCATTCTGAGCGAATCGCTCGACCGTAACGTGCTCACACAGAAGTACATCGAGAAACTGGACAAAACCGATACGGTGTACATCCCTGTCGGCGGCGAAGGGTATCCGCAGTTCGTCCGGAACATCGACGGCGGTTCGAGCAACCAGTCCTCCGCGTAA
- the serB gene encoding phosphoserine phosphatase SerB, whose product MKIVAFDFDGTLSDSEMTVLLGKRKGVADQMEDITARAMNDEISYAESLRDRAALLEGLPLVDAEDAFSEVRLRPGAAEILADLAEKGTHVAILTGGFERGVQAALDREGVSVDTIIANRLPDDGETLTGEVEGPLIEGTKDKALESLAKDQDADIVNTVAVGDGANDLPMLEVAGLAVGFEPKPAVAPACDTIVSHMNELHDILATKNAI is encoded by the coding sequence ATGAAGATAGTCGCGTTCGACTTCGACGGTACGCTTTCCGATTCGGAAATGACGGTGCTGCTCGGCAAACGAAAGGGCGTTGCCGACCAGATGGAGGACATCACGGCGCGCGCGATGAACGACGAAATCAGCTACGCCGAAAGCCTCCGCGACCGGGCGGCCCTGCTCGAAGGCCTTCCGCTGGTGGATGCCGAAGATGCGTTTTCGGAGGTCCGTCTACGGCCCGGTGCCGCCGAGATTCTCGCCGATTTGGCCGAGAAGGGAACCCACGTCGCGATTTTGACCGGCGGATTCGAGCGCGGCGTCCAAGCCGCGCTCGACCGCGAAGGAGTGTCCGTGGACACCATCATCGCCAACCGACTGCCGGACGACGGCGAGACACTGACGGGCGAAGTCGAAGGGCCACTCATCGAGGGGACGAAGGACAAAGCCCTGGAGTCGCTGGCGAAAGACCAGGACGCGGACATAGTAAACACCGTCGCAGTCGGTGACGGAGCGAACGACCTGCCGATGCTGGAAGTCGCGGGATTGGCCGTCGGCTTCGAGCCAAAACCCGCCGTGGCACCGGCCTGTGACACCATCGTTTCGCACATGAACGAACTCCACGACATCCTCGCGACCAAAAACGCAATCTAA
- a CDS encoding Hsp20/alpha crystallin family protein → MERYTPFEDMDRMFEQMRARMWGVGEPRSDGRRGTHIDLKEHDGQFVLVADLPGFEKEEIDLSFSDDVLTVSAKHEVTGDDFSRARELSERVSLPKAVEKDSITASYRNGVLEVRLPITEEEDTEDGDKIEISD, encoded by the coding sequence ATGGAACGATACACCCCCTTTGAGGATATGGACCGAATGTTCGAACAAATGCGCGCCCGCATGTGGGGCGTCGGCGAACCCCGGTCGGACGGACGGCGAGGTACCCACATCGACCTGAAAGAACACGATGGACAGTTCGTCCTCGTCGCCGACCTCCCCGGGTTCGAGAAGGAAGAGATCGACCTCTCGTTCAGCGACGACGTGCTGACCGTCTCCGCGAAACACGAGGTCACTGGTGACGACTTCAGCCGTGCCCGCGAACTCTCGGAGCGCGTGAGCCTCCCTAAGGCAGTCGAGAAGGATAGCATTACGGCCTCCTACCGCAACGGCGTCCTCGAAGTTCGACTCCCGATTACGGAAGAGGAGGACACCGAAGACGGTGATAAAATCGAAATTAGCGACTGA
- a CDS encoding S1C family serine protease yields MRTRLLVLLVTGVVVTSSVSVAGVENVQQRNEQRALPCQYPSLYDESIDSVVAVGVETPRGIGEGSGFVYRLSKSNSSGYIVTNEHVVAGATELSVQFNRGEFRRAEIVGTSPRTDLAILRIERVPNYVDSLSLANERAEPGQRVAALGNPLGLQGTITQGVVSGVDRTLPTRQGFSIPGAIQTDAAINPGNSGGPLVTCGGRVIGVNTAGIVGGENLGFAIPAQAVRRTVPSLIGDANRADADRAAEQISR; encoded by the coding sequence ATGAGAACCCGACTGCTCGTTTTGCTCGTCACCGGTGTGGTCGTCACATCGAGTGTCAGCGTCGCTGGTGTCGAGAACGTACAGCAACGGAACGAACAACGAGCACTACCGTGTCAGTACCCGTCACTGTACGATGAGTCGATAGATTCGGTGGTTGCCGTCGGGGTCGAAACGCCTCGGGGAATCGGTGAAGGTTCCGGATTCGTATACCGACTCTCCAAATCGAATTCGTCCGGTTACATCGTCACGAACGAGCACGTCGTCGCGGGGGCGACTGAACTCTCAGTGCAGTTCAACCGCGGGGAGTTCAGACGGGCGGAAATCGTCGGCACGTCGCCTCGAACTGACCTCGCCATTCTACGAATCGAACGAGTTCCGAACTATGTCGATTCGCTTTCGCTCGCAAATGAACGGGCGGAACCCGGTCAGCGGGTTGCCGCACTCGGTAACCCTCTCGGTTTACAGGGTACGATAACGCAGGGTGTCGTCAGCGGGGTCGATCGAACGCTCCCGACTCGTCAGGGCTTTTCGATCCCCGGTGCAATTCAGACCGACGCGGCGATCAACCCGGGCAACAGCGGCGGTCCACTGGTAACCTGCGGCGGGCGCGTTATCGGCGTCAACACCGCCGGTATCGTGGGTGGCGAAAACCTCGGATTCGCGATTCCCGCGCAAGCCGTTAGACGGACCGTGCCGTCACTCATCGGCGACGCGAATCGCGCTGACGCGGATCGGGCCGCCGAACAAATCAGTCGCTAA